The following proteins come from a genomic window of Micavibrio aeruginosavorus EPB:
- a CDS encoding inositol monophosphatase family protein: MALSPNVNVMLRAAEKAARSLLRDFGEVEQLQVSMKGPADFVSAADRRAESIIYEELSKARPDFSFLMEEGGEVKGRDGENRFIIDPLDGTNNFLHGLPHWAISIGLETRGEIVAGIIYDPVKDEMFRAEKGGGAFMRNKRLRVSGRRDLTLSVIAGGAPALTRGDRPAYLRQLNAILSQTAGFRRNGAAALDLAYVAAGRFEGYWEADLKPWDVAAGALIVKEAGGFIGTVKNSGKGSPVYDGDVLATNDSLFETLRKILANAANE; the protein is encoded by the coding sequence ATGGCCCTATCGCCAAACGTCAATGTCATGCTCCGGGCTGCAGAAAAAGCGGCCCGTTCCCTGCTTCGCGATTTTGGCGAAGTCGAACAATTGCAAGTGTCGATGAAAGGTCCGGCCGATTTCGTATCCGCCGCCGACCGTCGTGCTGAATCCATTATTTACGAAGAACTGTCCAAGGCCCGCCCTGATTTCTCTTTCCTGATGGAAGAAGGCGGCGAGGTCAAAGGCCGTGATGGTGAAAACCGTTTCATCATTGATCCGCTGGATGGCACCAACAACTTCCTGCACGGTTTACCGCACTGGGCCATTTCAATCGGCTTGGAAACGCGCGGCGAAATCGTCGCCGGGATTATTTATGACCCGGTGAAGGACGAAATGTTCCGCGCGGAAAAAGGCGGCGGTGCATTCATGCGGAATAAACGCCTGCGCGTTTCCGGCCGCCGTGATCTGACCCTGTCGGTTATTGCTGGCGGGGCCCCGGCCCTGACCCGTGGTGATCGCCCGGCCTATCTGCGCCAGTTGAACGCTATTCTGTCGCAAACGGCGGGTTTCCGCCGTAACGGTGCGGCGGCGCTGGATTTGGCCTATGTCGCCGCTGGACGGTTCGAAGGCTATTGGGAAGCGGATCTGAAACCGTGGGACGTGGCCGCGGGCGCGTTGATTGTTAAAGAAGCCGGTGGGTTTATTGGCACCGTTAAAAACTCTGGCAAGGGCAGCCCGGTTTATGACGGCGATGTTCTGGCCACCAATGACTCGCTGTTTGAAACACTGCGCAAAATACTGGCGAATGCGGCGAACGAATAA
- a CDS encoding DUF721 domain-containing protein: MSLRQLSEAIPKVTGKIFSRKYIMLGRLVTHWADIVGADVADRCHPAELRFRKVPNQKHAEVSLDIAAGSADATLLHYRKDLILERINQIFGEQMVAAIRFVPLVVSEQDRKKRAAALRPRKPLSATQHLELNQLLEKVEDPDIKERLARLGTSILQDRQT; the protein is encoded by the coding sequence ATGAGTCTCCGTCAGCTTTCAGAAGCGATCCCCAAGGTGACCGGCAAAATTTTCAGCCGGAAATATATCATGCTGGGCCGCCTTGTCACGCACTGGGCCGACATTGTCGGCGCGGATGTGGCCGATCGTTGCCATCCGGCGGAATTGAGATTCCGGAAAGTCCCCAACCAGAAACATGCCGAAGTGTCACTGGATATCGCTGCGGGATCGGCGGACGCCACCCTGCTCCACTACCGTAAAGACTTGATTTTAGAGCGAATTAACCAGATTTTCGGCGAACAGATGGTCGCGGCCATCCGCTTCGTTCCCCTGGTGGTCAGCGAACAGGATAGAAAGAAACGCGCCGCCGCCCTGCGCCCGCGCAAACCTTTGTCGGCGACCCAGCATCTGGAACTCAATCAACTCCTTGAAAAAGTAGAGGATCCTGACATAAAAGAACGGTTGGCCCGGCTTGGAACTTCAATTTTACAAGACCGCCAAACCTAG
- the mutY gene encoding A/G-specific adenine glycosylase gives MPSTMPIQRPSHKKKERAQTDLFRAQMLAWYDAHARVLPWRVKPGFTANPYHVWLSEVMLQQTTVQAVIPYFGKFVDKWLTVHDLATAPSEEVMTAWAGLGYYARARNLHKCAQVVSRENKGKFPNSLEELKKLPGIGDYTAAAIAAIAFDLPATVIDGNVDRVISRYFAVTDPLPGSKPEIRALAAGLAEGRTDRPGDFAQSMMDLGATICIPKTPRCDLCPVRDGCAGRAQGIAAELPAKAPKKAQPQRWGLIYWITNQDGDAVLLERRPETGMLGGMVGLPTTQWLDRPVIKGRKKPDITDYVADRYPGLERMQDNPGTIRHTFTHFDLDLVGVACRAEKNFSLDVGQFWHPLVDIADIGFPTLFKKFVNLCILK, from the coding sequence ATGCCATCGACTATGCCGATCCAACGCCCTTCGCACAAGAAAAAGGAGCGGGCGCAAACCGACCTTTTCCGGGCACAAATGCTGGCCTGGTACGATGCCCATGCGCGGGTTCTGCCGTGGCGGGTAAAGCCCGGTTTTACGGCAAATCCGTATCATGTCTGGCTGTCCGAAGTGATGTTACAGCAGACCACGGTTCAGGCGGTTATCCCCTATTTCGGAAAATTTGTGGATAAGTGGCTGACCGTTCATGATCTGGCAACGGCTCCGTCGGAGGAGGTCATGACCGCCTGGGCCGGGCTTGGCTACTATGCCCGCGCCAGAAATTTGCATAAATGCGCTCAGGTTGTTTCACGTGAAAACAAAGGGAAATTTCCTAATTCATTGGAAGAATTGAAAAAACTTCCGGGTATTGGGGATTACACGGCGGCGGCCATCGCCGCGATTGCCTTTGACCTGCCCGCAACGGTTATTGATGGGAATGTCGATCGCGTGATCAGCCGATACTTTGCTGTGACCGACCCATTGCCCGGTTCAAAACCGGAAATCCGGGCCCTGGCCGCCGGGTTGGCGGAGGGACGAACGGATCGTCCGGGGGATTTTGCCCAATCGATGATGGATCTGGGGGCCACAATCTGCATCCCCAAAACGCCCCGCTGTGATTTATGTCCGGTACGGGACGGTTGTGCGGGCCGCGCGCAGGGCATCGCCGCGGAATTGCCCGCCAAGGCGCCAAAGAAAGCCCAACCGCAACGCTGGGGGCTGATTTATTGGATTACCAATCAGGACGGTGATGCGGTCTTGCTCGAACGGCGTCCGGAAACCGGGATGCTGGGTGGGATGGTTGGCTTGCCAACCACGCAATGGCTGGATCGGCCGGTTATAAAAGGGCGGAAAAAGCCCGATATTACGGATTATGTCGCCGACCGCTACCCGGGGCTGGAGCGGATGCAGGATAATCCTGGGACCATTCGCCACACGTTTACCCATTTTGATCTGGATCTGGTCGGGGTTGCGTGTCGGGCTGAAAAGAATTTTTCCCTTGATGTTGGCCAATTCTGGCACCCCTTGGTTGATATCGCCGATATTGGGTTTCCAACCCTGTTTAAAAAGTTCGTAAATCTTTGTATTCTAAAATAA
- a CDS encoding DUF4852 domain-containing protein, with protein MFFQNSGLGMQTCLLAIPALFMMAMSSNGAIAQDAAVPAAEAPVVAVDPLIGDDGKLKPVVDEYVPMTIENLSKMYWAVALPNIDSDDDVDNYLLINECEMYTKFYHNDFEWQEIRRVTRDYIQKNIAKFPQTFEVIMPIYLDRYDIGAERFLIEPEAQFVNVSRLDTRYNNVSEDICGVKSTIENYPRNLVLNFNLPFNLKDIPVKPEVAEFYMQESLRQYEGLPNKLKIMTYERVAFVRLKVTMLQFKEFTRVGNGPLKGVFFARVDGYDIFADQNKRLLMYSESFSNGKGTRRRAKQSETSEGGLILPSEDKGLLKPTIVE; from the coding sequence ATGTTTTTTCAAAACTCTGGTTTGGGTATGCAAACCTGTCTGCTCGCGATACCGGCGTTGTTTATGATGGCAATGTCGTCCAACGGGGCCATCGCGCAAGATGCTGCGGTGCCAGCCGCTGAGGCTCCGGTCGTTGCGGTGGATCCGCTCATTGGGGATGACGGTAAGCTGAAGCCTGTTGTTGATGAATACGTCCCCATGACCATTGAAAATCTGTCCAAAATGTACTGGGCAGTGGCCTTGCCAAATATTGATAGCGATGACGACGTGGATAACTATTTGCTGATCAATGAATGCGAGATGTATACCAAGTTTTACCACAATGATTTTGAATGGCAGGAAATTCGGCGCGTTACGCGCGATTACATACAGAAAAATATCGCTAAATTTCCTCAGACGTTCGAAGTCATAATGCCCATTTATTTGGATCGTTATGATATTGGGGCAGAAAGGTTCTTGATTGAGCCAGAGGCGCAGTTTGTGAACGTGTCACGATTGGATACACGTTACAACAACGTCAGTGAGGATATTTGCGGTGTTAAGTCTACAATTGAAAATTATCCCAGAAACCTGGTTTTGAATTTCAATCTTCCATTCAATCTGAAGGATATTCCTGTAAAGCCTGAGGTGGCAGAATTCTATATGCAGGAATCTTTACGACAATACGAGGGATTGCCCAATAAATTAAAGATTATGACCTATGAGCGCGTTGCTTTTGTGCGTTTGAAGGTGACAATGTTGCAGTTTAAAGAGTTCACTAGGGTTGGTAATGGCCCCTTAAAAGGCGTCTTTTTTGCTCGTGTTGATGGCTACGATATATTTGCCGATCAGAATAAGCGCTTGTTGATGTACTCAGAAAGCTTTTCGAACGGTAAAGGTACGCGTCGTCGTGCAAAACAGAGTGAGACTTCTGAGGGTGGCTTAATTCTGCCTTCTGAAGATAAAGGCTTACTTAAGCCTACCATCGTTGAATAA
- a CDS encoding site-specific DNA-methyltransferase, translated as MATKKTTTTSGKSSTTKAKTTKKPLESNGKLPLNTIQKGDCAEIMRSLPKGSVDMIFADPPYNLQLGGELHRPDNSKVDACDDHWDQFSSLKAYDDFTREWLSAARDLLTDDGSIWVIGSYHNIFRLGAILQDLGFWVLNDIVWRKANPMPNFRGRRFTNAHETLIWAAKSEKSKYRFNYDAMKALNEDVQMRSDWFLPLCTGGERLKDDNGEKAHPTQKPEALLYRVLMASTLPGDTVLDPFFGTGTTGAVAKKMKRNWIGIDREDSYIKAATKRIAETKAEIDNDLLQTVSKREEQRIPFGWLIERGLLKPGAVLTDPKHEHTAKVGADGNLITDTADGGQQRGSIHRMGAAAQGAPSCNGWTYWHYRDGKNYQPIDNLRQKLRTELAKRPDTTGTEARTLQ; from the coding sequence ATGGCGACAAAGAAAACAACAACGACCTCCGGCAAAAGCTCGACCACCAAAGCAAAAACAACAAAAAAGCCCTTGGAATCGAACGGTAAATTGCCCCTGAACACCATTCAGAAAGGCGATTGCGCGGAAATTATGCGGTCTTTGCCCAAGGGATCGGTGGATATGATCTTTGCCGACCCTCCGTATAACCTGCAATTGGGTGGCGAATTGCACCGCCCAGATAATTCCAAGGTCGATGCCTGTGATGACCATTGGGATCAATTCTCTAGCCTGAAAGCCTATGATGATTTCACAAGAGAATGGCTCTCGGCTGCGCGCGATTTGCTGACCGATGACGGGTCAATCTGGGTCATTGGCAGTTATCATAACATCTTCCGCCTGGGCGCCATTCTGCAGGATCTGGGGTTCTGGGTGTTGAACGACATTGTCTGGCGCAAGGCCAACCCGATGCCTAATTTCCGGGGCCGCCGCTTTACCAACGCGCACGAAACCCTGATCTGGGCCGCGAAATCCGAAAAATCCAAATACCGCTTTAACTATGACGCGATGAAGGCCTTGAACGAAGATGTGCAAATGCGCAGTGACTGGTTCCTGCCGCTCTGCACCGGGGGCGAACGGTTGAAGGACGATAACGGCGAAAAGGCCCACCCGACCCAGAAGCCGGAAGCCCTGCTCTACCGCGTCCTGATGGCCTCGACCCTGCCCGGCGATACGGTTCTGGACCCGTTCTTTGGCACCGGAACGACGGGTGCCGTGGCCAAGAAGATGAAACGCAACTGGATCGGGATCGACCGCGAAGATTCTTACATCAAGGCCGCAACCAAACGGATTGCCGAAACCAAGGCGGAAATCGACAACGACCTGCTGCAAACTGTCTCCAAGCGTGAAGAACAACGGATTCCGTTTGGCTGGTTGATTGAACGTGGCTTGTTGAAACCCGGCGCGGTCTTGACCGACCCGAAACACGAACACACGGCCAAGGTTGGCGCGGATGGTAATTTAATTACCGATACCGCCGATGGCGGCCAGCAACGCGGATCCATCCACCGCATGGGTGCCGCAGCGCAAGGTGCGCCGTCCTGTAACGGCTGGACCTATTGGCATTACCGCGATGGCAAGAATTACCAACCCATCGACAATTTGCGCCAAAAACTGCGCACGGAACTGGCCAAGCGCCCGGATACGACCGGGACCGAGGCACGGACGTTGCAGTGA
- a CDS encoding ribonuclease HII, translating to MSCSFDLEDGFNGPVCGLDEAGRGPLAGPVVAACVYVPATVRDLPFWAEVNDSKKLSAKKRDTLFDLIQTHCVCGIAEASVADIDQMNILRASLHAMSKAFDLAGGTADWLALVDGNQKPKLPATIQTVVKGDSKSRSIAAASILAKVTRDRIMADLCAQYPVYGWSKNAGYGTAIHMDAIEKHGVTPHHRTSFAPIKKALGHAA from the coding sequence ATGTCCTGTTCATTCGATCTGGAAGATGGTTTCAACGGCCCGGTTTGCGGGCTGGACGAAGCCGGGCGCGGCCCGCTGGCTGGTCCGGTTGTGGCGGCCTGCGTCTATGTGCCGGCCACCGTGCGGGATTTGCCGTTCTGGGCGGAAGTGAATGACAGCAAGAAGCTGAGCGCGAAGAAGCGGGATACCCTGTTCGACCTGATCCAAACCCATTGCGTGTGCGGCATTGCCGAGGCCAGCGTGGCCGATATTGACCAGATGAACATCCTGCGCGCCAGTTTGCATGCGATGAGTAAGGCATTTGATCTGGCCGGGGGCACCGCGGATTGGCTGGCCTTGGTCGATGGCAACCAGAAACCAAAACTGCCTGCCACCATTCAAACCGTGGTGAAGGGCGATTCAAAAAGCCGGTCTATCGCCGCCGCCAGCATTCTGGCTAAGGTCACGCGGGACCGGATCATGGCCGACCTGTGCGCCCAATACCCCGTTTATGGATGGAGCAAAAACGCCGGCTACGGCACCGCCATTCACATGGACGCCATCGAAAAACACGGCGTCACCCCCCACCACCGCACAAGTTTTGCGCCGATTAAAAAGGCGCTGGGGCACGCGGCCTAA